From one Nothobranchius furzeri strain GRZ-AD chromosome 2, NfurGRZ-RIMD1, whole genome shotgun sequence genomic stretch:
- the LOC129155651 gene encoding uncharacterized protein isoform X2, translating into MMKKCLAAFCEKDLTSSSQRMVDESEDLLPGPDSQEMLVLPPSGQKPLVNKRRQPGVIPPKRVSLYGLVDGEPVRINPNGPWNAHVWERIVLVSDGTSHKGTRVARREKILQRITRSTLVKHFDCVRRDVSRGQTRLPCALSHFREGDVDWCWISTPHNDYVQEGEEPRRVVRMQPSPAKVDVPMQEVSPPEFDLRRQLQAAPSVQAIVPPVMNAINPHVYLYPGNLNMQYFPQFMPFNEAWFQGGC; encoded by the exons ATGATGAAGAAGTGTCTGGCTGCATTTTGTGAGAAAGACCTGACCTCAAGTTCACAGAGGATG gttGATGAATCAGAGGATCTATTGCCTGGCCCAGACTCtcaggagatgctggtgctgCCACCCAGTGGACAGAAGCCGCTGGTGAACAAGCGACGTCAGCCTGGGGTGATACCACCCAAGAGAGTTTCACTTTACGGGCTGGTGGATGGTGAACCTGTAAGGATAAACCCGAATGGACCGTGGAACGCACATGTTTGGGAACGTATTGTGTTGGTCTCTGATGGTACCAGTCATAAAGGGACTCGAGTGGCGAGGAGGGAGAAGATTCTTCAGAGAATTACACGCTCGACTCTAGTTAAGCATTTTGATTGTGTCAGGCGCGATGTGTCACGGGGCCAGACGCGCTTGCCCTGTGCACTCTCTCACTTCAGAGAGGGCGACGTCGACTGGTGCTGGATCAGTACACCCCACAACGACTACGTGCAGGAGGGCGAAGAGCCAAGGCGTGTGGTCAGGATGCAACCATCACCTGCTAAAGTGGACGTTCCGATGCAGGAAGTGAGCCCTCCGGAGTTCGATCTGCGTCGGCAGCTTCAGGCCGCTCCGTCTGTCCAGGCCATAGTACCACCAGTGATGAATGCAATAAATCCACATGTTTACTTGTATCCAGGAAATTTGAATATGCAGTATTTCCCGCAGTTTATGCCGTTTAACGAAGCTTGGTttcaaggggggtgttga
- the LOC129155651 gene encoding uncharacterized protein isoform X1, whose product MARAESPREVFGEADEDVLITSVDESEDLLPGPDSQEMLVLPPSGQKPLVNKRRQPGVIPPKRVSLYGLVDGEPVRINPNGPWNAHVWERIVLVSDGTSHKGTRVARREKILQRITRSTLVKHFDCVRRDVSRGQTRLPCALSHFREGDVDWCWISTPHNDYVQEGEEPRRVVRMQPSPAKVDVPMQEVSPPEFDLRRQLQAAPSVQAIVPPVMNAINPHVYLYPGNLNMQYFPQFMPFNEAWFQGGC is encoded by the exons ATGGCCCGTGCAGAATCTCCACGTGAGGTATTTGGAGAAGCAGATGAGGATGTGCTGATTACCTCG gttGATGAATCAGAGGATCTATTGCCTGGCCCAGACTCtcaggagatgctggtgctgCCACCCAGTGGACAGAAGCCGCTGGTGAACAAGCGACGTCAGCCTGGGGTGATACCACCCAAGAGAGTTTCACTTTACGGGCTGGTGGATGGTGAACCTGTAAGGATAAACCCGAATGGACCGTGGAACGCACATGTTTGGGAACGTATTGTGTTGGTCTCTGATGGTACCAGTCATAAAGGGACTCGAGTGGCGAGGAGGGAGAAGATTCTTCAGAGAATTACACGCTCGACTCTAGTTAAGCATTTTGATTGTGTCAGGCGCGATGTGTCACGGGGCCAGACGCGCTTGCCCTGTGCACTCTCTCACTTCAGAGAGGGCGACGTCGACTGGTGCTGGATCAGTACACCCCACAACGACTACGTGCAGGAGGGCGAAGAGCCAAGGCGTGTGGTCAGGATGCAACCATCACCTGCTAAAGTGGACGTTCCGATGCAGGAAGTGAGCCCTCCGGAGTTCGATCTGCGTCGGCAGCTTCAGGCCGCTCCGTCTGTCCAGGCCATAGTACCACCAGTGATGAATGCAATAAATCCACATGTTTACTTGTATCCAGGAAATTTGAATATGCAGTATTTCCCGCAGTTTATGCCGTTTAACGAAGCTTGGTttcaaggggggtgttga
- the LOC129155651 gene encoding uncharacterized protein isoform X3: MLVLPPSGQKPLVNKRRQPGVIPPKRVSLYGLVDGEPVRINPNGPWNAHVWERIVLVSDGTSHKGTRVARREKILQRITRSTLVKHFDCVRRDVSRGQTRLPCALSHFREGDVDWCWISTPHNDYVQEGEEPRRVVRMQPSPAKVDVPMQEVSPPEFDLRRQLQAAPSVQAIVPPVMNAINPHVYLYPGNLNMQYFPQFMPFNEAWFQGGC, from the coding sequence atgctggtgctgCCACCCAGTGGACAGAAGCCGCTGGTGAACAAGCGACGTCAGCCTGGGGTGATACCACCCAAGAGAGTTTCACTTTACGGGCTGGTGGATGGTGAACCTGTAAGGATAAACCCGAATGGACCGTGGAACGCACATGTTTGGGAACGTATTGTGTTGGTCTCTGATGGTACCAGTCATAAAGGGACTCGAGTGGCGAGGAGGGAGAAGATTCTTCAGAGAATTACACGCTCGACTCTAGTTAAGCATTTTGATTGTGTCAGGCGCGATGTGTCACGGGGCCAGACGCGCTTGCCCTGTGCACTCTCTCACTTCAGAGAGGGCGACGTCGACTGGTGCTGGATCAGTACACCCCACAACGACTACGTGCAGGAGGGCGAAGAGCCAAGGCGTGTGGTCAGGATGCAACCATCACCTGCTAAAGTGGACGTTCCGATGCAGGAAGTGAGCCCTCCGGAGTTCGATCTGCGTCGGCAGCTTCAGGCCGCTCCGTCTGTCCAGGCCATAGTACCACCAGTGATGAATGCAATAAATCCACATGTTTACTTGTATCCAGGAAATTTGAATATGCAGTATTTCCCGCAGTTTATGCCGTTTAACGAAGCTTGGTttcaaggggggtgttga